The following are encoded together in the Sparus aurata unplaced genomic scaffold, fSpaAur1.1, whole genome shotgun sequence genome:
- the LOC115577661 gene encoding uncharacterized protein LOC115577661, with protein sequence MNLWVSSPFLFVGLVLSVSALTPEECKPLITPLSLTERSTLHKTVNFIMGFTDSDAYNHILKFTESSWMRLSPSASGDHELSVHQENRINGSCFGSMVNTTIEGNTLSSSVGNISSTFQLLPSCDGCLLFNVHSHARDLNKFLRLVNLTADFPEEIRTHAVYLMAEKTTLTDADVEHFKKQASCLGFNREPDFSYDPKHELCKEGEGHTVTLT encoded by the exons atGAATCTGTGGGTCAGCAGTCCCTTCCTGTTCGTCGGCCTGGTTCTGAGCGTCTCGGCTCTGACACCTGAGGAATGCAAACCGCTGATCACacctctgtctctgactgagCGCTCCACG cttcACAAGACTGTGAACTTCATCATGGGCTTCACCGACAGCGACGCCTACAACCACATCCTGAAGTTCACGGAGAGCTCCTGGATGAGGCTCAGCCCGTCGGCGTCTGGAGACCACGAGCTGAGCGTGCATCAGGAGAACAGGAT AAATGGTTCCTGCTTTGGCTCGATGGTCAACACCACCATTGAGGGGAACACGCTGTCATCGTCAG TGGGAAACATCAGCTCGACCTTCCAGCTGCTGCCGAGCTGCGACGGCTGTCTGCTCTTCAACGTCCACAGCCACGCCAGGGACCTCAACAAGTTCCTTCGCCTGGTGAACCTCACCGCCGACTTCCCCGAGGAGATCCGCACTCACGCTGTGTACCTGATGG CTGAGAAGACGACGCTGACGGACGCAGACGTGGAACATTTCAAGAAGCAGGCGAGCTGCCTCGGCTTCAACAGAGAGCCAGACTTCAGCTACGACCCCAAACATG aGCTCTGTAAGGAGGGCGAGGGCCACACGGTGACGCTGACCTGA
- the LOC115577679 gene encoding rhamnose-binding lectin-like isoform X2, which translates to MRMDQNLGAALYDGLIVVQNVSASHRESEACVDGVPPTRLQPPLCSMTPVLRTAKKRCDGRYRCAVKMDSCHFAKPCMTRCVWMETTYTCETGRIHYVCQRRRSTLDCGSQVIKVLRANYGRLSKRVCRYPYPRSQPPSTTCRDSRTLQVMADRCDGRYRCSVRASNSIFSNSCPGTRKYLKYSYTCVDPE; encoded by the exons ATGACGGTCTGATTGTTGTCCAGAACGTGAGTGCGAGCCACAGAGAGTCGGAGGCTTGTGTTGACGGCGTTCCTCCGACCCGTCTGCAGCCGCCGCTCTGCTCCATGACGCCCGTCCTCCGCACCGCCAAGAAGAG GTGTGACGGTCGATACAGGTGTGCAGTGAAGATGGATTCTTGTCACTTTGCTAAACCCTGCATGACCAGGTGTGTGTGGATGGAGACCACATACACCTGTGAGACTGGGA GGATCCACTATGTGTGTCAGAGACGGAGGTCTACACTCGACTGTG gatcTCAGGTGATCAAAGTATTAAGAGCTAACTACGGCCGGCTCAGTAAGAGAGTGTGCAGGTACCCTTACCCCCGCAGCCAGCCGCCCAGCACCACCTGTCGAGACTCCCGCACACTGCAGGTGATGGccgacag GTGTGACGGTCGATACAGATGTTCAGTCCGAGCCTCCAACAGCATCTTCTCCAACTCGTGTCCCGGGACCCGCAAGTACCTGAAGTACTCCTACACCTGTGTGGACCCCG AGTGA
- the LOC115577657 gene encoding saxitoxin and tetrodotoxin-binding protein 1-like, translating to MPAKTLSISCWNVASVSAVPEDCDTLKTLSREHLSQVLGDWVLVWSISNENKTSLLTNLTSSFVELQLTSDNSTLLFKEWNQFRDTSCSKYSMNLTMLSDASQKFELATSGCIFEENGVQTPYELTATVEFYETHKDCMTLFYKVTGGQYLLHYRREGRRQDAEQLVVVHDDHKKVAECLKFPFENPFIYDEAADPVLTCRQRLNPNSPE from the exons ATGCCCGCCAAGACTCTGTCCATTAGTTGTTGGAATGTCGCCAGCGTCAGCGCGGTGCCAGAAGACTGTGACACTCTGAAGACCTTGTCCAGAGAACACCTGAGCCAG gttcTTGGGGACTGGGTTCTGGTCTGGTCCATCTCTAATGAGAACAAAACGTCTCTGCTCACCAACCTGACCAGCTCCTTCGTGgagctgcagctcacctctgacAACAGCACCCTCCTGTTCAAGGAGTGGAACCA gttcagggaCACGTCCTGTTCCAAGTACTCCATGAACCTGACGATGCTGTCTGACGCCTCCCAGAAATTTGAACTGGCTACCAGCGGCTGCA tatttGAGGAGAACGGCGTTCAGACTCCGTATGAATTGACAGCCACCGTGGAGTTCTACGAGACCCACAAGGACTGTATGACCCTGTTCTACAAGGTCACCGGGGGCCAGTACCTGCTGCactaca GGAGAGAGGGACGACGTCAGGATGCTGAGCAGCTTGTGGTCGTCCACGACGACCATAAGAAGGTTGCAGAGTGTCTGAAGTTCCCTTTTGAGAACCCGTTCATCTATGACGAAGCTGCAG ATCCTGTCCTAACATGCCGGCAGCGGCTGAATCCTAACAGTCCTGAGTGA